The Bos javanicus breed banteng chromosome 18, ARS-OSU_banteng_1.0, whole genome shotgun sequence genome has a segment encoding these proteins:
- the LOC133231042 gene encoding uncharacterized protein LOC133231042 isoform X2 — MITEFLFLLWLGLCLGNEDEENNGNQEESKPAPAKTDTRIIFVATFSCLSLFLLFLAIFFIYRCTQQDSSEEESIKSCHSKVHKQRDADVSRLERISESDEGVTKVVHYINVSHQHAAAAAKSLQSCPTLCDPIDGSPPGSPVPGILQARVLEWVAISFSNA, encoded by the exons GGCTTTGTCTGGGCAATGAAGATGAGGAAAATAATG GGAACCAAGAGGAAAGCAAACCCGCCCCTGCAAAGACAG ATACCAGGATCATCTTCGTGGCCACCTTCAGctgcctctccctctttctcctcttcctcgcCATCTTCTTCATCTACAGGTGCACTCAGCAAG attcatCAGAGGAAGAATCCATCAAGAG CTGCCATTCCAAAGTGCACAAGCAGAGGGATGCAG ATGTATCCAGGCTGGAAAGGATATCTGAATCG GATGAAGGTGTTACCAAGGTGGTACACTATATCAATGTATCAcatcaacatgctgctgctgctgctaagtcgcttcagtcgtgtccgactctgtgcgaccccatagacggcagcccaccaggctcccccgtccctgggattctccaggcaagagtactggagtgggttgccatttccttctccaatgcatga
- the LOC133231042 gene encoding uncharacterized protein LOC133231042 isoform X1, producing the protein MITEFLFLLWLGLCLGNEDEENNGNQEESKPAPAKTDTRIIFVATFSCLSLFLLFLAIFFIYRCTQQDSSEEESIKRSCHSKVHKQRDADVSRLERISESDEGVTKVVHYINVSHQHAAAAAKSLQSCPTLCDPIDGSPPGSPVPGILQARVLEWVAISFSNA; encoded by the exons GGCTTTGTCTGGGCAATGAAGATGAGGAAAATAATG GGAACCAAGAGGAAAGCAAACCCGCCCCTGCAAAGACAG ATACCAGGATCATCTTCGTGGCCACCTTCAGctgcctctccctctttctcctcttcctcgcCATCTTCTTCATCTACAGGTGCACTCAGCAAG attcatCAGAGGAAGAATCCATCAAGAG AAGCTGCCATTCCAAAGTGCACAAGCAGAGGGATGCAG ATGTATCCAGGCTGGAAAGGATATCTGAATCG GATGAAGGTGTTACCAAGGTGGTACACTATATCAATGTATCAcatcaacatgctgctgctgctgctaagtcgcttcagtcgtgtccgactctgtgcgaccccatagacggcagcccaccaggctcccccgtccctgggattctccaggcaagagtactggagtgggttgccatttccttctccaatgcatga
- the LOC133231042 gene encoding V-set and transmembrane domain-containing protein 1-like isoform X3 — translation MITEFLFLLWLGLCLGNEDEENNGNQEESKPAPAKTDTRIIFVATFSCLSLFLLFLAIFFIYRCTQQDSSEEESIKRSCHSKVHKQRDADVSRLERISESPDEPEGVTYAQLNTAALSGAASVPAEETPNSCDYTMVKV, via the exons GGCTTTGTCTGGGCAATGAAGATGAGGAAAATAATG GGAACCAAGAGGAAAGCAAACCCGCCCCTGCAAAGACAG ATACCAGGATCATCTTCGTGGCCACCTTCAGctgcctctccctctttctcctcttcctcgcCATCTTCTTCATCTACAGGTGCACTCAGCAAG attcatCAGAGGAAGAATCCATCAAGAG AAGCTGCCATTCCAAAGTGCACAAGCAGAGGGATGCAG ATGTATCCAGGCTGGAAAGGATATCTGAATCG CCTGACGAGCCCGAGGGGGTGACCTACGCCCAGCTAAACACCGCCGCGCTGTCCGGGGCAGCTTCTGTCCCCGCCGAGGAGACCCCAAATTCTTGTGACTACACAATGGTGAAGGTGTAA
- the LOC133231042 gene encoding V-set and transmembrane domain-containing protein 1-like isoform X5, whose amino-acid sequence MITEFLFLLWLGLCLGNEDEENNGNQEESKPAPAKTDTRIIFVATFSCLSLFLLFLAIFFIYRCTQQDSSEEESIKRSCHSKVHKQRDADVSRLERISESLSLCVWN is encoded by the exons GGCTTTGTCTGGGCAATGAAGATGAGGAAAATAATG GGAACCAAGAGGAAAGCAAACCCGCCCCTGCAAAGACAG ATACCAGGATCATCTTCGTGGCCACCTTCAGctgcctctccctctttctcctcttcctcgcCATCTTCTTCATCTACAGGTGCACTCAGCAAG attcatCAGAGGAAGAATCCATCAAGAG AAGCTGCCATTCCAAAGTGCACAAGCAGAGGGATGCAG ATGTATCCAGGCTGGAAAGGATATCTGAATCG CTGTCCCTATGCGTCTGGAATTGA
- the LOC133231042 gene encoding V-set and transmembrane domain-containing protein 1-like isoform X4, producing the protein MITEFLFLLWLGLCLGNEDEENNGNQEESKPAPAKTDTRIIFVATFSCLSLFLLFLAIFFIYRCTQQDSSEEESIKSCHSKVHKQRDADVSRLERISESPDEPEGVTYAQLNTAALSGAASVPAEETPNSCDYTMVKV; encoded by the exons GGCTTTGTCTGGGCAATGAAGATGAGGAAAATAATG GGAACCAAGAGGAAAGCAAACCCGCCCCTGCAAAGACAG ATACCAGGATCATCTTCGTGGCCACCTTCAGctgcctctccctctttctcctcttcctcgcCATCTTCTTCATCTACAGGTGCACTCAGCAAG attcatCAGAGGAAGAATCCATCAAGAG CTGCCATTCCAAAGTGCACAAGCAGAGGGATGCAG ATGTATCCAGGCTGGAAAGGATATCTGAATCG CCTGACGAGCCCGAGGGGGTGACCTACGCCCAGCTAAACACCGCCGCGCTGTCCGGGGCAGCTTCTGTCCCCGCCGAGGAGACCCCAAATTCTTGTGACTACACAATGGTGAAGGTGTAA